Proteins from a genomic interval of Paenibacillus sp. 37:
- a CDS encoding zinc-binding dehydrogenase yields the protein MIAYVDSLSSIPNEISVMEAASLMCAGKTTFSAIKNCKARPGDLVAIQGIGGLGHLAVQFESKAGFLTLAISRGNNKEALARELGAHHYIDSAEEDPSEALQGLDGNKVYLATAPNAKAVSSLINGLGQDGELIIVTTSSYSLELSAMDFMKGPGTVKGTLTGGAEEIQATINFSVLTDTRPMIESYPLDRASEAYDKMKSPSLISVLY from the coding sequence ATGATTGCATATGTAGACAGTTTGTCTAGTATCCCAAATGAAATTTCGGTGATGGAAGCTGCTTCACTAATGTGTGCTGGTAAAACAACCTTTAGTGCCATCAAAAATTGTAAAGCTCGTCCTGGTGATCTGGTAGCAATTCAGGGAATTGGTGGGCTAGGACATCTGGCCGTTCAGTTTGAAAGCAAAGCAGGATTCCTCACCTTGGCTATTTCACGAGGAAATAATAAAGAAGCTCTTGCACGGGAACTAGGAGCTCATCACTACATTGATTCGGCCGAAGAAGATCCATCTGAGGCATTGCAAGGATTAGACGGTAACAAAGTTTACCTAGCAACTGCACCTAACGCAAAGGCTGTTTCCTCTTTGATCAACGGGTTGGGTCAAGACGGCGAGCTTATCATTGTGACAACTTCCTCTTATTCATTAGAATTATCAGCAATGGACTTTATGAAGGGACCTGGCACAGTCAAAGGCACGTTAACAGGGGGAGCGGAAGAAATTCAAGCGACGATTAATTTCAGTGTATTGACGGATACTCGTCCTATGATTGAGTCATATCCATTAGATCGTGCTAGCGAAGCTTATGATAAAATGAAGTCACCATCCCTCATTTCCGTGCTGTACTGA
- a CDS encoding alcohol dehydrogenase catalytic domain-containing protein — MKYQFRNLQKGKCTPIDACGVCNGDLMAMGGAASAYPRILGHEVIGIVDKLGASASK, encoded by the coding sequence TTGAAGTACCAGTTCCGCAACCTGCAGAAGGGCAAGTGTACTCCGATTGATGCTTGCGGCGTATGCAATGGAGACTTGATGGCGATGGGTGGTGCGGCGTCAGCCTATCCTCGTATCCTTGGACATGAAGTGATAGGAATTGTTGATAAGCTTGGAGCAAGCGCATCAAAATAG
- a CDS encoding thioredoxin family protein, which translates to MTHVQEITSVNEIDTFIQNNRLSMLYVSQDNCSVCHAIYPKLKELLNHYPEIKLAHIDASQVEAVAGKLLTFTVPTIILFYDQREYLRDGRFVQFEQLKARLDEVYNAI; encoded by the coding sequence ATGACACATGTCCAAGAAATAACTTCAGTGAATGAAATAGATACGTTTATTCAGAATAATCGACTAAGTATGCTATATGTGTCTCAAGATAATTGTAGCGTATGTCATGCAATTTATCCCAAACTGAAAGAATTGCTTAACCATTATCCAGAAATAAAGCTTGCTCATATCGATGCTAGTCAAGTAGAAGCAGTGGCTGGCAAATTGTTAACTTTTACTGTCCCCACGATTATCTTGTTCTATGACCAAAGGGAGTATCTTCGTGACGGTCGGTTTGTCCAATTTGAGCAATTAAAAGCAAGATTAGATGAGGTTTATAACGCTATATAA
- a CDS encoding rhodanese-like domain-containing protein, with product MIYVLIIVLILMYWIYKYIRFIRNVTVLSLKSNLILVPDHTKCLDIRDSSDFEKEHIPNSINISIGRLPYVWRKENLTPEDSVIILTNNYFKGIKAIRILRKQEFYDLYLLVGTITQFIEWSQSQQRNSEQFCNEYDWSSTHICSE from the coding sequence ATGATATATGTCCTTATAATCGTTCTTATACTGATGTACTGGATATATAAATATATCCGCTTCATACGTAACGTAACGGTTTTATCTTTAAAATCAAACCTAATCTTGGTGCCTGATCATACTAAATGCCTCGACATAAGAGATAGTTCTGATTTTGAAAAAGAGCACATTCCAAATTCCATTAATATCTCTATAGGACGATTGCCTTATGTTTGGAGAAAAGAAAATTTGACGCCCGAAGATAGCGTAATTATTCTGACCAATAACTACTTTAAAGGAATAAAAGCTATACGTATTTTACGAAAACAGGAATTTTATGATTTGTATTTATTGGTAGGCACGATAACTCAATTCATTGAATGGAGTCAAAGTCAGCAGAGAAATTCAGAACAATTTTGTAATGAATATGATTGGAGCAGTACCCATATATGTTCCGAATAA
- a CDS encoding ArsR/SmtB family transcription factor, whose product MEVTCAKSDIKERLYQQFARIGKCLSSDKRLEIMDILSNGPKSVDSLATQTGMSVANVSRHLQILLEAKLVKFHKKGTFVIYNISDSSVTQFLSSLWNICEDRLADIKLIKDELEEQYEGVRNISKNDLMLRMKQDNLVLIDLRPVEEYETSHIPGAISVPLEQLEVFLQTLNKDVELAAYCRGPFCSIASQAVNYIQEQGFRAYRIEEGVHEWNAYGSPVSAKATI is encoded by the coding sequence ATGGAAGTTACATGTGCTAAATCAGATATTAAAGAACGTTTATATCAACAATTTGCTCGAATTGGGAAATGTTTATCGAGTGACAAAAGACTTGAGATTATGGATATCTTGTCAAACGGACCGAAATCTGTTGATAGTTTAGCTACTCAAACAGGTATGAGCGTGGCGAATGTATCCCGTCACTTACAGATTTTGCTGGAAGCTAAGCTCGTTAAATTTCACAAAAAGGGTACGTTTGTTATATATAACATCAGTGACTCATCTGTAACACAATTCTTGTCCTCATTGTGGAATATATGCGAGGACAGACTCGCTGACATCAAGCTGATTAAAGATGAACTGGAAGAGCAATATGAAGGAGTTCGTAATATTAGTAAAAACGACCTAATGCTTCGAATGAAGCAAGATAACCTCGTTCTCATAGATCTTCGTCCCGTTGAGGAGTATGAAACATCTCACATTCCAGGTGCTATTTCTGTACCCTTAGAACAGTTAGAAGTATTTCTACAAACATTAAATAAAGATGTAGAACTTGCTGCCTATTGCCGAGGGCCTTTTTGTTCTATTGCATCTCAAGCTGTGAATTATATCCAAGAACAGGGTTTTAGAGCATACCGAATAGAAGAAGGCGTTCACGAGTGGAATGCTTACGGAAGTCCGGTTTCAGCCAAGGCAACCATATGA
- the trxA gene encoding thioredoxin: protein MGAVSLTKQNFESNVNTGVTLVDFWAPWCPPCQVQLPIVNDLADDLAGQATIAKVNVDEELELAQQFGVRSIPTLLLFKDGKLAETMIGVNQKQALKEKIQGLLNSK, encoded by the coding sequence ATGGGAGCAGTATCATTAACAAAACAAAATTTTGAATCGAACGTTAACACGGGAGTGACTTTAGTCGATTTCTGGGCACCATGGTGTCCACCTTGTCAAGTGCAACTTCCAATCGTAAATGATCTAGCTGATGATTTGGCTGGGCAAGCAACCATTGCCAAAGTCAATGTAGATGAGGAACTCGAATTGGCACAGCAATTCGGAGTTAGAAGTATTCCAACGCTTCTCTTATTTAAAGATGGCAAATTAGCTGAGACCATGATTGGTGTGAATCAAAAACAAGCTCTTAAAGAAAAAATTCAAGGATTGCTTAATTCAAAATAA